A single region of the Salvia splendens isolate huo1 chromosome 18, SspV2, whole genome shotgun sequence genome encodes:
- the LOC121775847 gene encoding stress enhanced protein 2, chloroplastic-like, translated as MALTAARPILCRLGSDKPAAPEPVRVNVAEDGGAGAKIVLQPRVCTLRTYGGDRGGVIKAAGREDEMSRFFEMLSDYVESSKKSHDFEIISGRLAMIVFAATVGVEIVTGNSVFRKMDLVGIEEAAGVCAAAVASAAVFAWFSINRNRVGRILTIGCNTFIDSLIDNIVDGLFYDSDLKDEM; from the exons ATGGCCCTCACTGCAGCACGGCCGATCCTATGTCGCCTCGGCTCAGACAAGCCCGCAGCGCCCGAGCCCGTGAGGGTGAATGTGGCGGAGGACGGCGGCGCCGGGGCGAAGATCGTGCTGCAGCCGAGGGTCTGCACGCTGCGGACGTATGGCGGCGATCGCGGCGGCGTAATCAAGGCCGCCGGAAGGGAGGATGAGATGTCGAGATTCTTTGAGATGCTGTCGGATTATGTTGAGAGCTCCAAGAAAAGCCATGACTTTGAGATCATTTCTGGTCGTCTTGCCAtg ATTGTATTTGCAGCAACAGTAGGCGTGGAGATTGTGACAGGGAATTCAGTGTTTAGGAAGATGGATTTGGTAGGTATAGAGGAAGCGGCGGGCGTCTGCGCGGCGGCAGTGGCCAGCGCTGCCGTCTTCGCGTGGTTTTCGATCAACCGTAACAGAGTGGGGCGGATCCTCACCATAGGATGCAACACCTTCATTGACTCGCTCATCGACAATATTGTTGATGGCTTGTTTTATGATTCCGATCTCAAGGATGAAATGTAG
- the LOC121776465 gene encoding monothiol glutaredoxin-S6-like, translating into MDTIVKLASENSVVIFSKSNCCMSHAIDLLIRGYGANPRIYELDQLAEGDRMEKDLMAMGCNPSVPAVFINKEFIGGSNEIISLNVRGKLKPLLIKANAIWV; encoded by the coding sequence ATGGATACTATTGTGAAGTTAGCAAGTGAAAATTCAGTTGTGATATTTAGCAAGAGCAATTGTTGCATGTCACATGCGATTGACTTGCTGATACGTGGCTACGGGGCGAACCCTAGGATTTATGAGCTCGACCAGCTAGCAGAGGGGGACCGGATGGAGAAGGATTTGATGGCAATGGGGTGCAACCCGAGCGTACCGGCTGTGTTCATAAACAAGGAGTTCATCGGGGGCTCGAATGAGATCATAAGCCTCAATGTTAGAGGCAAGCTCAAGCCCTTGCTCATCAAAGCCAATGCAATTTGGGTATAG
- the LOC121776702 gene encoding zinc finger BED domain-containing protein RICESLEEPER 4-like — protein MLCDESEAVGDTIENNATEDTSSEDPQDKGDAKKRKTIEKRSEVWDHFTPFLDNNKKQRAKCVHCAKTLCGESKNDTSSLKAHLSKCNKISTTGPRQTQLVLQSGQSSSLSSWNFEQEEVRKALAYMIIVDELPFKFVEGEGFKYFCLKSCP, from the coding sequence ATGTTGTGTGATGAAAGTGAAGCGGTTGGAGATACCATCGAAAATAATGCAACTGAAGATACTTCATCTGAGGATCCTCAAGACAAAGGAGATGCAAAAAAGAGGAAAACTATAGAGAAAAGATCAGAGGTTTGGGATCATTTTACTCCGTTCTTAGATAAcaataagaaacagagagctAAATGTGTGCATTGTGCGAAAACATTGTGTGGAGAATCTAAGAATGACACTTCTTCACTTAAAGCACATTTGAGTAAATGCAATAAAATTTCAACTACAGGTCCTAGGCAAACACAGTTGGTGTTACAATCTGGTCAAAGCTCATCACTTAGTAGTTGGAATTTTGAGCAAGAAGAGGTTAGGAAAGCTTTAGCTTATATGATCATTGTGGATGAGTTGCCTTTTAAGTTTGTTGAAGGGGAGGGTTTTAAATACTTTTGTTTGAAGTCATGTCCTTAG
- the LOC121776703 gene encoding proline-rich receptor-like protein kinase PERK3 encodes MNKLIFMAVVVDPRYKLKLVKLVLAHMYDEELANSFGNEVEAELVNMCGDYKQPIVQQNVGYAELKLNATQDDNDVLKNAMKMEDIESGGPKFDLLDWWKNNEYKYHVLSQAARDILAVPISTVASESAFSTGGRVLDPFRSSLSPKLSNSNPNSLLPPPLQIQILNLFSSPLQSLLLPSHLLSVDISSPLCFPSLLLPVASALQPCSRFLLVCSPPRWRPPPDDSSLSSVQQPPPPSASHAAQEGRVLGRRALSCVFRGRVGFMRRTVAIKRLESDDKESSKAFCRELMIASSLHNPHIVPLVEFCLDAEMGLFLVYKYVSGGSLERSFILARYYSKRGCPALPWPVRYKVAVGIAEAIDYLLNGTERCVVHRDIKPSNILVSSKKTPKLCDFGLATWTPGPSVPFLCKMVKGTFGYLALEYFQHGKVSDKTDVYAFGVVLLELITGRKPIESSRGPGEDNLVQWMLNNERETIGDSIDVTKVTPHEDDKGHEKNRSSSIDTWKFDQEKAKKALAFRLIVDELRGYVNFVG; translated from the exons ATGAATAAGCTCATTTTCATGGCTGTTGTTGTTGATCCTCGATACAAGTTGAAGTTGGTGAAACTAGTGTTGGCACATATGTACGATGAGGAGTTGGCTAACTCATTTGGAAATGAAGTTGAGGCTGAATTAGTTAACATGTGTGGTGATTACAAACAGCCAATTGTCCAACAAAATGTAGGATATGcagaattgaaattgaatgctACACAAGATGATAATGATGTATTGAAGAATGCTATGAAAATG GAGGATATTGAGAGTGGTGGGCCAAAATTTGACCTTTTGGATTGGtggaaaaataatgaatataaatatcATGTACTCTCCCAAGCTGCCCGTGATATTCTAGCAGTTCCTATCTCCACTGTAGCATCTGAGTCCGCTTTTAGCACCGGTGGCCGAGTTCTTGATCCATTTAGGAGCTCTTTAAGTCCTAAATTGTCGA ACTCTAACCCTAATTCACTCCTTCCGCCTCCTCTCCAAATCCAGATTCTGAATCTCTTCTCCTCTCCGTTGCAATCTCTTCTCCTCCCCTCTCATCTCCTCTCCGTCGACATCTCTTCTCCTCTCTGTTTCCCATCTCTTCTCCTACCCGTCGCCTCCGCCCTCCAGCCGTGCTCCAGATTCTTGCTCGTCTGCTCCCCTCCACGTTGGCGCCCTCCACCCGACGACTCGTCGCTTTCCAGCGTCCAGCAGCCGCCTCCTCCCTCAGCCAGCCACGCCGCTCAAGAAG GTAGGGTGTTGGGGAGACGGGCATTGAGCTGTGTGTTTAGAGGGAGAGTGGGATTCATGAGGCGTACTGTGGCGATCAAGAGGTTGGAGAGTGACGATAAGGAGTCGTCCAAGGCGTTTTGCAGGGAATTGATGATTGCTAGCTCTTTGCATAACCCTCACATTGTTCCACTGGTAGAGTTCTGTTTAGATGCTGAGATGGGCTTGTTTTTGGTGTACAAGTACGTCTCCGGTGGAAGCTTGGAACGATCCTTCATCCTTGCACGGTATTATTCA AAGAGGGGTTGTCCGGCTCTGCCATGGCCGGTTAGGTACAAGGTCGCAGTGGGGATTGCTGAGGCAATTGACTACTTGCTCAATGGAACGGAAAGATGTGTTGTTCATAGGGACATAAAGCCCTCAAACATCCTCGTTTCCTCTAAGAAGACGCCCAAA TTGTGTGACTTTGGCTTGGCAACATGGACTCCTGGGCCTTCGGTGCCATTCCTTTGCAAAATGGTTAAAGGAACATTTGG ATACTTGGCTCTGGAATACTTCCAGCATGGGAAAGTGTCAGATAAAACTGATGTATATGCCTTTGGCGTCGTGCTCTTGGAACTCATCACTGGTAGGAAGCCGATTGAGTCCAGCAGAGGGCCAGGAGAAGATAATCTGGTTCAATGG ATGTTGAATAATGAAAGAGAAACCATTGGAGATAGCATTGATGTAACTAAAGTTACTCCCCATGAGGATGACAAAGGCCATGAAAAAAATAGAAGTTCTTCCATTGATACTTGGAAGTTTGATCAAGAAAAGGCTAAGAAGGCTTTAGCTTTTAGGCTAATTGTTGATGAGTTGCGTGGATATGTAAATTTTGTTGGTTGA
- the LOC121777937 gene encoding small GTPase LIP1-like, whose product MFWRERERERDIKEQDGGHPVGQVRVLIVGDSGVGKTSLVHLIMKGHSVSSVSVKHTTYGNSGSSSNSLKGEAERDFFVEIWDISGHERYKDCRSLFYSQINGVVFVHDRSQRRTKSSLQKWAVEIAEKGTFSAPLASGGPGGLPVPYIVIGNKADIAPKEGTRVSSGHLVDVAREWAEKQGLLPQSEELPLVESFPSGGGLIAAAKEARYDKEAVMKFFKMLIRRRYFSDELPGAAPWSSPVGRSISQSSEISSDEDHLYKSSSLIGDSYKYNVLPPLPAQRNLTPPPTLYPQQPISTPDNYSIPRFALTSSHEITSTRSKRMDINV is encoded by the exons atgttTTGGAGGgaaagggagagagaaagagatatcAAAGAGCAAGATGGAGGGCATCCTGTTGGGCAGGTCAGGGTGCTTATTGTTGGGGATTCAG GTGTGGGTAAGACTTCTCTTGTTCATCTGATAATGAAAGGCCATTCTGTTTCTAGCGTAAGTGTAAAG CATACGACATATGGAAATTCTGGTAGCTCCTCTAATAGTTTGAAAGGTGAAGCTGAGAGAGACTTTTTTGTTGAAATCTGGGACATATCAGGGCACGAACGTTATAAAGATTGCCGGTCTCTGTTCTACTCTCAAATCAATG GTGTTGTGTTTGTTCATGACCGTTCTCAAAGAAGGACAAAGTCGAGCTTACAAAAATGGGCAGTTGAGATCGCAGAAAAAGGGACATTTTCAGCTCCTTTGGCATCCGGAGGTCCTGGTGGGCTCCCGGTTCCGTACATTGTCATTGGTAACAAAGCTGATATTGCTCCAAAAGAAGGCACTCGAGTCAGTAGTGGTCATCTCGTTGATGTAGCCCGTGAGTGGGCTGAAAAACAGGGATTACTCCCACAAAGTGAAGAGCTTCCATTAGTCGAGAGCTTCCCTAGCGGTGGAGGCCTTATAGCC GCAGCTAAAGAAGCCAGATATGACAAGGAAGCTGTGATGAAGTTTTTCAAAATG TTGATCAGGAGAAGGTACTTCTCCGATGAATTACCCGGTGCAGCCCCGTGGTCCTCCCCTGTTGGTCGGTCAATCTCACAATCTAGCGAAATCTCAAGTGACGAAGACCATCTATACAAGAGCTCGAG CCTGATTGGAGACTCGTACAAGTACAACGTGCTTCCCCCCCTTCCTGCTCAACGCAACCTGACACCACCTCCCACGCTCTACCCTCAGCAGCCCATTTCGACTCCTGACAATTACAGCATCCCCAGATTCGCCCTCACGAGCTCCCACGAGATTACCAGCACGAGATCAAAGCGTATGGACATCAATGTCTGA